A genomic segment from Nitrospira sp. encodes:
- a CDS encoding Scaffold protein for [4Fe-4S] cluster assembly ApbC, MRP-like, which yields MAEQPGGVPQQEDTSVRPNIIPGVKHVIAISSGKGGVGKSTVAVNLAVALSLNGAKVGLLDADIYGPNIPMMMGVEKTPEQQDGKITPAESHGIKLISMGFFVPEETAVVWRGPMVHTAIQQLFRDVLWGELDYLLIDLPPGTGDAQLTLTQLVPLAGAVTVTTPQEVALHDVRKGMTMFQKVNVPLLGIVENMSFFVCGHCGERTEIFSHGGGERAAEKLGIPFLGRVPIDPAIRAGGDTGNPIVIAKPDSPQAKAFREIADKLATALQRGGAGAAKSRIESLLQKIKRPATGH from the coding sequence ATGGCAGAACAACCAGGCGGCGTCCCGCAACAAGAAGACACGTCCGTCCGTCCCAATATCATTCCCGGCGTCAAACACGTCATCGCCATCAGCAGCGGCAAAGGCGGTGTCGGCAAATCGACGGTGGCGGTCAACCTGGCGGTCGCCCTCAGCCTGAACGGAGCCAAGGTCGGGTTGCTCGATGCCGATATCTACGGTCCCAACATCCCGATGATGATGGGTGTGGAAAAGACGCCCGAACAACAAGACGGCAAAATCACGCCGGCGGAGAGCCACGGCATCAAGCTCATCTCCATGGGGTTTTTCGTGCCGGAAGAAACCGCCGTCGTCTGGCGTGGTCCGATGGTGCACACGGCGATCCAACAACTCTTTCGCGATGTCCTATGGGGCGAATTGGATTACCTGCTGATCGACCTGCCTCCGGGAACCGGCGATGCGCAACTGACGCTGACCCAACTGGTGCCGTTGGCCGGCGCGGTGACGGTGACGACCCCACAGGAAGTGGCGCTCCACGACGTGCGCAAGGGGATGACGATGTTCCAGAAAGTCAACGTACCCCTGCTCGGCATCGTGGAGAACATGAGCTTTTTCGTCTGCGGCCATTGCGGGGAACGCACCGAAATTTTCTCCCATGGCGGGGGAGAACGGGCGGCGGAGAAACTCGGCATTCCCTTCCTCGGTCGGGTTCCCATCGATCCCGCCATTCGTGCCGGAGGGGATACCGGCAACCCGATCGTGATCGCCAAACCGGACTCGCCGCAAGCCAAGGCCTTCCGTGAGATCGCCGACAAGCTCGCGACAGCGCTCCAACGAGGCGGAGCAGGCGCGGCCAAGAGCCGCATCGAGAGTCTGCTGCAGAAAATCAAGCGACCGGCGACCGGCCATTGA
- a CDS encoding Peptidyl-prolyl cis-trans isomerase has translation MQFQKKDPRATIITKFGEIKIRFYPDDAPRHVENFINLAKMGFYDDTTFHRVVPGFIIQGGDPLSKNSDRLLHGSGGPGYFLNPEPNDRPHKRGAISMAKMPRDGTSTRDFNDNGSQFFICLGDNSGLDRRYSIFGEIFRGIEIIDMIAKLPRDERDNPLEPIRMTVTVKE, from the coding sequence ATGCAATTTCAGAAAAAAGATCCGCGCGCCACCATCATCACCAAGTTCGGGGAGATCAAGATTCGGTTTTACCCGGACGATGCGCCGCGCCATGTGGAGAACTTCATCAACCTGGCCAAGATGGGCTTTTACGACGACACCACGTTTCATCGCGTCGTGCCGGGCTTCATCATCCAGGGCGGCGATCCCTTGAGCAAGAACTCGGACCGTTTGCTGCACGGATCCGGCGGTCCCGGTTATTTCCTCAACCCGGAACCCAATGATCGTCCCCACAAGCGCGGAGCGATTTCCATGGCGAAGATGCCGCGTGACGGTACCAGCACCCGCGACTTCAACGACAACGGTTCGCAGTTCTTCATCTGCCTCGGCGACAACAGCGGGCTCGATCGCCGCTATTCGATCTTCGGCGAAATTTTCCGAGGCATCGAAATCATCGACATGATCGCGAAGCTGCCTCGCGATGAGCGCGACAATCCGCTGGAACCGATCCGCATGACGGTGACGGTGAAGGAATAG
- a CDS encoding Type I restriction-modification system, restriction subunit R, which yields MSNSYNEDSLVEQPAIQLFSGMGWQIVSALEEAFGVSGTLGRETKGETVLLLRLRTSLERLNPSLPPEAISQAIDHLIRDRSAMSLAAANREVYGFLKDGIEVSVMDTKSGGQEPKRVRVIDWENPAANDFLLVSQLSVTGPLYTRRPDLVGFVNGLPLVVIELKKPGVPAQQAFDDNLTCYKSDIPHLFWFNGLMIASNGTESRVGSLTADWERFFEWKRIEREDEPRRVSLEVMLRGTCEPSRLLDLLENFTLFSEHKAGLVKLLGQNHQFLGVNNAIAATLTARKQGHGRGGVFWQTQGSGKSLAMVFFAQKILRKVPGNWTFVVVTDRVELDDQIAKTFKACGAVSETESEQCHAQSGAQLRQLLGENHRYVFTLIHKFQTPEALCDRSDVIVLTDEAHRSQYDTLALNMRAALPNALFLAFTGTPLMAGEERTREVFGDYVSIYDFQQSVEDKATVPLFYENRTPELRLENPNLNDDIYNLIEAAGLDEEQEKRLERELSRQYQILTRDDRLETIAKDIVQHFLGRGFQGKAMVISIDKATALRMHDKVRKHWKSEEKKVEQELARLTTYGTKDASQDRIRDLKSRLDVTRTTDMALVVSPGQNEIEQMNKLGLDIAPHRKRMNDESLDEKFKDAKDPLRLVFVCAMWLTGFDAPSCSTIYLDKPMRNHTLMQTIARANRVFPGKHSGLIVDYANVFESLEKALAIYAKGKGGERPIRDKQKLVESLRQAITDATAFCQAHRVNLEEIEQISAGSLDRLTKIAEAVEALISPDPLRKDFLVQERWVRTLFQAVKPDPSVLEFASRVACLATIADSIRERTGEGPADISAVITDLNKILDASVAADGFHIPQNRSSRAAIDLTKIDFEALAKRFGKSKTKNIDLEQLKAAIRAQLDKVIRLNRTRADYLTKFEELIESYNAGSRNIDDLFKELLALSRSLNEEQERHVRENLSEEELVIFDILTRPAPALSAEERAELKKVAKDLLEKLKQLLVLNWRHTVAARSRVKLAIEDVLDQGLPRAYTPDLYKQKCSAVFEHVYEVYRDRTSSPYHAMLSRPSS from the coding sequence ATGTCGAATAGTTATAACGAAGACTCCCTCGTCGAACAGCCGGCCATCCAGCTCTTCTCTGGGATGGGTTGGCAGATAGTGTCGGCGCTGGAAGAGGCCTTCGGTGTCAGCGGTACGCTCGGGCGAGAAACCAAGGGTGAAACGGTCCTTCTCCTCCGCCTCCGTACCTCGCTCGAACGTTTGAACCCCTCTCTCCCGCCCGAAGCCATCTCTCAAGCCATCGACCACCTGATCCGCGACCGTTCGGCGATGAGCCTCGCGGCGGCGAACCGAGAGGTGTACGGGTTCCTCAAAGACGGCATTGAAGTGTCTGTTATGGATACGAAGAGCGGAGGTCAGGAACCAAAGCGGGTTCGCGTCATCGATTGGGAGAATCCTGCCGCGAACGATTTCCTGCTCGTCAGCCAGCTCAGTGTGACTGGACCGCTCTATACTCGACGGCCTGATCTTGTAGGGTTCGTGAACGGGCTGCCGCTTGTCGTCATTGAACTCAAGAAACCCGGCGTGCCGGCGCAGCAGGCCTTCGACGACAACCTCACTTGCTACAAGTCCGACATTCCCCACCTCTTCTGGTTCAACGGCTTGATGATCGCTTCTAACGGGACGGAGAGCCGGGTCGGGTCACTGACAGCCGATTGGGAACGGTTCTTTGAGTGGAAACGGATCGAGCGGGAGGATGAACCGCGTCGGGTGTCGCTCGAAGTAATGCTACGGGGAACCTGCGAACCCTCCCGGTTACTCGACCTGCTTGAAAACTTCACTTTGTTCTCGGAGCACAAGGCCGGGTTGGTGAAGTTGTTGGGACAGAATCACCAGTTCCTCGGCGTGAACAATGCCATTGCCGCCACGCTGACTGCTCGGAAGCAGGGGCATGGTCGAGGCGGCGTCTTCTGGCAGACGCAGGGATCGGGAAAAAGTCTCGCGATGGTGTTCTTCGCCCAGAAGATTCTTCGCAAGGTTCCCGGCAACTGGACGTTCGTGGTGGTGACGGATCGCGTCGAGCTTGATGACCAGATCGCCAAGACCTTCAAGGCCTGTGGCGCGGTCAGCGAGACTGAGAGCGAACAATGCCATGCCCAAAGCGGGGCGCAGTTGCGGCAGTTGCTTGGCGAAAATCACCGCTATGTCTTCACGCTCATTCATAAGTTCCAGACGCCCGAGGCCCTCTGTGACCGCTCCGATGTCATCGTGTTGACCGATGAAGCCCATCGCAGCCAGTACGATACGTTGGCGCTGAACATGAGAGCGGCACTGCCGAACGCGCTCTTCCTGGCCTTTACCGGCACGCCGTTGATGGCCGGAGAAGAACGGACTCGCGAAGTCTTCGGCGACTATGTCTCTATCTATGACTTTCAACAATCTGTCGAGGACAAGGCCACGGTCCCACTGTTCTATGAGAACCGGACGCCGGAACTGCGGCTGGAGAATCCGAACCTGAACGACGACATCTACAACCTGATCGAGGCGGCCGGACTCGACGAGGAACAGGAGAAGCGTCTGGAGCGTGAACTCAGCCGGCAGTATCAAATCCTGACGCGCGATGATCGGCTCGAAACAATTGCTAAGGACATTGTCCAGCATTTCCTGGGTCGCGGGTTTCAGGGCAAGGCCATGGTCATTTCTATCGACAAGGCCACGGCGCTGCGCATGCACGACAAGGTGCGAAAGCACTGGAAGTCTGAGGAGAAGAAAGTCGAACAGGAGCTGGCGAGGCTAACGACATACGGGACAAAGGATGCGAGCCAGGACCGAATCCGCGATCTCAAATCTAGACTGGACGTGACCCGCACAACAGACATGGCCCTGGTCGTCTCTCCCGGTCAAAATGAAATCGAGCAGATGAACAAGCTGGGGCTCGATATCGCGCCGCATCGGAAGCGGATGAACGACGAATCGCTGGATGAGAAATTCAAGGACGCGAAAGATCCGCTGCGGCTCGTCTTCGTCTGCGCCATGTGGCTGACCGGCTTCGATGCGCCCAGTTGCTCGACAATCTACCTCGATAAGCCGATGCGGAACCATACGTTGATGCAGACCATCGCCCGAGCCAACCGGGTGTTTCCCGGCAAGCACAGCGGCTTGATCGTAGACTATGCGAATGTCTTCGAGTCGTTGGAGAAGGCGCTCGCGATCTATGCCAAGGGGAAAGGTGGAGAACGGCCGATCCGCGACAAGCAGAAGCTAGTCGAGAGCCTCCGCCAGGCAATCACTGACGCCACGGCCTTTTGCCAGGCCCATCGCGTGAATCTGGAGGAGATTGAGCAAATCTCTGCCGGGAGCCTGGACCGGCTCACCAAGATTGCCGAGGCTGTCGAGGCCCTGATCTCTCCGGACCCGCTTCGCAAGGATTTTCTGGTTCAGGAACGCTGGGTGCGGACGCTCTTTCAAGCCGTGAAGCCAGACCCCTCAGTCTTGGAATTCGCCTCACGGGTGGCCTGTCTCGCCACCATTGCTGACTCGATCCGTGAACGGACGGGTGAAGGACCGGCGGATATCTCAGCGGTGATAACGGATTTGAACAAGATTCTGGATGCGTCCGTGGCGGCGGATGGGTTCCACATCCCCCAGAACCGTTCCAGTCGTGCGGCGATTGACCTGACGAAGATCGACTTCGAGGCTTTGGCCAAGCGATTTGGAAAGTCCAAGACCAAGAACATCGACTTGGAACAACTCAAGGCTGCGATCCGTGCCCAACTCGATAAGGTGATTCGCCTGAATCGAACCAGAGCCGACTATCTCACCAAGTTTGAGGAATTGATCGAGTCCTACAACGCGGGGAGCCGCAACATCGACGACCTATTCAAAGAGCTGTTGGCACTCAGCCGCAGCTTGAACGAAGAGCAAGAACGGCATGTCAGAGAAAACCTTTCCGAAGAGGAATTGGTCATCTTCGACATCCTCACCAGGCCGGCTCCAGCGTTGAGTGCAGAGGAGCGTGCTGAACTGAAGAAAGTGGCGAAGGATCTCCTGGAAAAACTGAAGCAACTCCTGGTGCTGAACTGGCGTCACACCGTCGCGGCTCGGTCGCGGGTGAAGCTCGCCATCGAAGATGTCCTCGACCAAGGTCTCCCCCGTGCCTATACGCCCGACCTTTACAAACAGAAGTGCTCCGCTGTCTTCGAACATGTCTACGAAGTCTACCGAGATCGCACTTCCAGTCCCTATCACGCGATGTTATCGCGACCTTCTTCATGA
- a CDS encoding Type I restriction-modification system, DNA-methyltransferase subunit M, which yields MQWIAPSEKDAATDTLEKRLWAAADQLRANSGLTSAQYSTPVLGLIFLRFAEVRFAKVRVGLEKIATSSRRGSRVDDPAAYHAEGVVYLTPNARFDKLLHLPEGANAGKAINEAMRDIEKHNPQLAGVLPKTYEIFTGTLLKELLKRVSEIPATISYDAFGRIYEYFLGEFARTEGQKGGEFYTPSSIVRLLVEVLEPFHGRILDPACGSGGMFVQSARFVAEHKKNPSSELAIHGQEKVAATVALCRMNLAMHGLEGDIKEAITYYDDPHNGTGKFDFVLANPPFNVNAVDKERLEAEVGKGRRYPFGLPRTDNANYLWIQLFYSTLNTTGRAGFVMANSASDARASEQDLRKQLIEARAVDVMVAVGPNMFYTVTLPCTLWFLDRGKQRTPRADKVLFLDARHIYRQVDRAHRDWTEGQIGFLANVVRLYRGEEPDFTLGGAEAEAKLKEFFDKKLKFTDVPGLCKAATIKEIEAQGWSLNPGRYVGVAPGEEVSDEDFKEQLETLNEELEKLNAQARELEETIARNVAEILET from the coding sequence ATGCAGTGGATCGCTCCCTCTGAAAAAGACGCCGCGACGGATACGCTCGAAAAGCGTCTCTGGGCTGCCGCCGATCAGCTACGGGCCAATAGCGGCCTGACGTCCGCCCAATACTCCACGCCGGTGCTCGGCCTCATCTTCCTCCGCTTCGCCGAAGTCCGCTTTGCCAAGGTGCGGGTGGGGCTGGAAAAGATCGCCACGTCATCCCGTCGTGGCTCTCGCGTCGACGACCCGGCTGCCTACCATGCTGAAGGGGTGGTCTACCTCACGCCGAACGCCCGTTTCGATAAGCTTCTGCATCTGCCGGAGGGGGCCAATGCCGGCAAGGCGATCAACGAGGCGATGCGAGATATCGAAAAGCACAATCCCCAACTTGCCGGAGTGCTCCCTAAGACATACGAAATCTTCACCGGCACGTTGCTGAAGGAATTGCTCAAGCGCGTCTCCGAAATCCCAGCCACGATCAGTTACGACGCCTTCGGCCGGATCTATGAATACTTCCTCGGCGAATTCGCCCGAACGGAAGGCCAAAAGGGCGGCGAGTTCTACACGCCTTCCAGCATCGTGCGGCTGTTAGTCGAAGTGTTGGAGCCGTTCCATGGCCGCATTCTCGATCCGGCCTGCGGCTCCGGCGGCATGTTCGTCCAGAGCGCCCGCTTCGTGGCGGAGCACAAGAAGAACCCCTCCTCTGAACTGGCCATCCATGGACAGGAGAAAGTCGCCGCCACCGTGGCCCTCTGCCGCATGAACCTGGCCATGCACGGCCTCGAAGGGGACATCAAAGAGGCCATCACCTACTACGACGATCCGCACAACGGCACCGGCAAGTTCGACTTCGTCCTCGCCAATCCGCCGTTCAACGTCAACGCGGTCGATAAGGAGCGGCTGGAAGCGGAGGTGGGGAAAGGCCGCCGCTATCCTTTCGGCCTCCCGCGCACGGACAATGCGAATTACCTCTGGATTCAGCTCTTCTATTCGACGTTGAATACGACCGGGCGAGCCGGATTCGTCATGGCGAACAGCGCCTCCGATGCCCGGGCTTCCGAGCAGGACTTGCGCAAACAACTCATCGAAGCCCGTGCGGTGGACGTCATGGTCGCAGTCGGGCCGAACATGTTCTACACGGTCACATTGCCCTGTACGCTCTGGTTTCTGGATCGAGGCAAGCAGCGGACGCCACGTGCCGACAAGGTCCTCTTCCTCGACGCGCGACACATCTATCGACAGGTCGATCGAGCGCACCGCGACTGGACCGAAGGGCAGATCGGCTTCTTAGCCAACGTCGTGCGGCTCTATCGAGGCGAAGAACCGGACTTCACCCTCGGCGGGGCAGAAGCGGAAGCCAAGCTCAAGGAATTCTTCGATAAGAAGCTGAAGTTCACTGACGTGCCGGGTCTGTGTAAAGCGGCCACGATCAAGGAGATCGAAGCGCAGGGCTGGAGCCTCAATCCGGGCCGCTATGTCGGTGTGGCACCAGGCGAAGAAGTCAGCGACGAGGACTTCAAGGAACAGCTCGAAACGCTGAACGAGGAACTTGAAAAGCTGAATGCTCAGGCCCGTGAACTCGAAGAAACGATCGCTCGCAACGTGGCGGAGATCTTGGAGACGTAA
- a CDS encoding Type I restriction-modification system, specificity subunit S translates to MADDWRACKLGEIITLKRGYDLPQQNREPGPFPIVSSSGITDYHVEAKVKGPGVVTGRYGTLGEVFYIRDDFWPLNTSLYVQEFKGNDARFISYFLQQLNFGTRNAAGAVPGVNRNHLHAMDVRVPPLTVQRRIAGILSAYDDLIENNQRRIKILEEMARSLYREWFVHFRFPGHDKMKMVPSALGPIPEGWEVKKLGDVADVNRAQVNPRTAPDEVHYIDISSVSPGQIDNLRTYQFADAPGRARRIVQHSDILWSCVRPNRRSHALVMKPEPNTIASTGFAVLTATKVPCAFLYQATTTDDFVTYLANNATGAAYPAVTAKTFEDATLLVPAEPLLKKFGETTILMAEQIRVLQSQIQNLRRTRDLLLPRLLSGQIDLKSMDAVA, encoded by the coding sequence ATGGCGGATGACTGGCGAGCCTGTAAACTTGGCGAAATAATCACGCTGAAGCGTGGCTACGACCTACCGCAACAAAATCGAGAGCCAGGCCCATTCCCAATTGTGTCTTCCTCGGGCATCACTGATTATCATGTCGAAGCTAAAGTGAAAGGTCCAGGAGTGGTTACCGGTCGCTACGGCACGCTGGGCGAAGTCTTCTACATCCGGGATGATTTTTGGCCACTGAATACCAGCCTCTACGTTCAAGAGTTCAAAGGCAACGACGCTCGGTTTATCTCGTACTTCCTTCAGCAACTGAATTTTGGAACGCGCAACGCGGCTGGGGCAGTCCCTGGAGTGAATCGAAACCACTTGCACGCAATGGATGTCCGTGTCCCGCCGCTAACGGTGCAGCGCCGAATCGCTGGCATCTTGTCGGCCTACGATGACCTGATCGAGAACAACCAGCGGCGCATCAAGATACTGGAAGAGATGGCCCGATCCCTCTACCGCGAGTGGTTCGTCCACTTCCGCTTCCCCGGCCACGACAAGATGAAAATGGTTCCGTCCGCCCTGGGACCGATTCCCGAAGGCTGGGAGGTGAAGAAGCTTGGTGACGTAGCTGACGTAAATCGCGCCCAAGTCAATCCGCGCACTGCCCCTGATGAGGTGCACTACATCGACATCTCATCCGTCAGCCCAGGTCAGATTGACAATCTCAGGACCTATCAATTCGCGGACGCACCAGGAAGGGCACGTCGCATCGTGCAGCACAGCGACATCCTTTGGTCGTGCGTTCGTCCTAACCGCCGTTCTCACGCGCTCGTTATGAAGCCTGAACCAAATACGATCGCCTCAACTGGTTTTGCCGTGCTTACGGCAACCAAAGTGCCGTGCGCATTCCTCTACCAGGCGACGACAACCGATGATTTCGTTACATACCTTGCGAACAATGCTACCGGGGCCGCTTATCCAGCGGTAACTGCCAAGACATTTGAGGATGCCACATTGCTCGTACCAGCGGAACCTCTGTTGAAGAAGTTCGGTGAGACGACCATCCTGATGGCTGAGCAGATTCGCGTTCTCCAAAGCCAAATCCAAAACCTCCGCCGCACCCGCGATCTGCTGCTCCCGCGGCTGCTGTCTGGGCAGATTGATCTCAAGTCCATGGATGCCGTCGCATGA
- a CDS encoding Ferredoxin, 2Fe-2S: MGELIRIAGTADVKPGSGMVAEVNGKAIALFNVDGTFYAIDNTCVHRGGPLGEGDVEGEVVSCPWHGWQFDVKTGACVNNPSAKVTAYEVAVEGPDIKIRL, encoded by the coding sequence ATGGGCGAGTTGATCAGAATCGCAGGCACGGCAGATGTGAAACCGGGGAGCGGCATGGTGGCTGAGGTGAACGGCAAGGCCATCGCCCTCTTCAACGTGGACGGCACCTTTTATGCCATCGACAACACCTGTGTTCATCGCGGCGGTCCGTTGGGCGAAGGAGACGTAGAAGGGGAGGTAGTGTCCTGCCCCTGGCACGGCTGGCAGTTCGACGTGAAGACTGGCGCTTGCGTGAACAACCCCTCGGCCAAAGTGACGGCCTACGAAGTGGCCGTCGAAGGTCCCGACATCAAGATACGGCTGTAA
- a CDS encoding putrescine ABC transporter putrescine-binding protein PotF, which produces MGFAERMLRIDRRIIFLVIGLCTLLPLLFPVGLPIKISSEVRGVYDYIDKLPEGSVFLLSLDFDPASKPELYPQAVAILRHAFRKNLRVMAMTLWVSGTGLADQIISQTAKEAGKESGKDYVFLGWSPGGSAVILNMGQDLYTTFPADYDGKATKGLPVLAGVQNLRDVAYAVTLAAGNPGVEAWYVFGKDKYKFELGGGCTGVMAPGLYPLLRSGQINGLIGGLRGAAEYETLVGQKGNAVAGMDAQSATHLAIIVLVAICNVFYFAMLRQQRRHERIGS; this is translated from the coding sequence ATGGGCTTCGCCGAACGCATGCTGCGGATCGACCGGCGGATCATCTTTCTGGTGATCGGGCTCTGCACGCTCCTGCCGTTGTTGTTCCCGGTCGGGCTACCGATCAAGATTTCTTCGGAGGTGCGGGGCGTCTACGACTACATCGACAAGCTGCCTGAGGGCTCGGTCTTTTTGCTGTCGCTGGATTTCGATCCCGCCTCGAAGCCGGAGCTCTATCCGCAGGCCGTCGCCATCCTGCGTCATGCCTTCCGCAAGAACCTGCGCGTGATGGCCATGACCCTCTGGGTGTCCGGAACCGGCTTGGCCGATCAAATCATCTCGCAAACCGCCAAGGAGGCCGGCAAGGAGAGCGGCAAGGACTATGTGTTCCTGGGGTGGAGTCCCGGCGGCAGCGCGGTGATCCTGAACATGGGGCAGGACCTGTACACTACCTTCCCCGCCGACTATGACGGCAAGGCCACCAAAGGACTCCCGGTCCTGGCGGGAGTGCAGAACCTGCGCGACGTGGCCTACGCCGTGACGTTGGCCGCCGGCAATCCGGGCGTCGAAGCCTGGTACGTCTTCGGCAAAGACAAGTACAAGTTCGAACTCGGCGGCGGCTGCACCGGCGTCATGGCGCCGGGCCTCTATCCGCTGCTGCGGAGCGGCCAAATCAATGGCTTGATCGGCGGCCTGCGCGGGGCCGCGGAGTACGAAACCCTCGTCGGCCAGAAGGGAAACGCCGTGGCCGGCATGGATGCGCAATCGGCCACGCACCTGGCCATTATCGTGTTGGTCGCGATCTGCAACGTCTTCTACTTTGCGATGTTGCGGCAACAACGCCGTCACGAACGGATCGGCTCGTAG
- a CDS encoding putative MFS-type transporter produces MTRATTATKPRWNILGLLFAISVVTYMDRVNISVTARQMMPAYGLTGQDMGYIFSAFVFGYALCQIPGGRLGDRWGARLVLTIALLWWSLFTALTALAATLPMAAMVGTVGALILVRFLLGVGEAVALPNFNRAVADWIPPTQRGLGIGIAIGGIGVGAAVTPPLASWIMVNYRWQTVFYLSALVGILVAVLWVLGSRDGSAGGRSSSVASRAAVPWKRLFRSRTLRWLVASYACLGYVAYIYMSWFYLYLVNVRGIDLLRGGWLAATPFLAILVFCPLGGWVTDRLVPTAGLTKARMTVGLVGMVVAGGLIALGAWADSQAVAIASLSLGAGWLYFTVGAYWSVTTDLSKTHAGTLSGVMNMGANVGGAISPSLTPWLADHWGWTVSLLVAAIIALCGGLMWTRIDPSEALQE; encoded by the coding sequence GTGACCAGGGCGACGACGGCGACGAAACCGAGATGGAACATCCTCGGCCTCCTGTTCGCGATCAGCGTGGTGACCTACATGGACCGGGTCAACATCTCCGTCACGGCGCGGCAGATGATGCCCGCCTATGGGTTGACCGGCCAGGACATGGGGTACATTTTTTCGGCCTTCGTTTTCGGCTATGCCCTCTGTCAGATTCCCGGCGGCCGGTTGGGGGATCGCTGGGGGGCCCGCCTGGTGCTGACGATCGCGTTGCTCTGGTGGTCGCTGTTCACCGCCCTCACGGCGCTGGCTGCGACTCTGCCCATGGCTGCGATGGTCGGGACAGTAGGCGCACTCATCCTGGTGCGGTTCCTCCTCGGCGTGGGAGAAGCCGTGGCCCTGCCGAATTTCAATCGGGCCGTCGCCGATTGGATCCCCCCCACGCAACGAGGCCTCGGGATCGGCATCGCGATCGGCGGTATCGGGGTGGGGGCCGCAGTCACGCCTCCCCTCGCCTCCTGGATCATGGTGAACTACCGGTGGCAGACGGTGTTCTACCTCTCGGCCCTGGTGGGAATCCTGGTGGCGGTTTTGTGGGTACTCGGCTCGCGGGACGGCTCGGCCGGCGGCAGGAGTTCATCGGTCGCCTCGCGCGCCGCCGTCCCTTGGAAGCGGTTGTTTCGGTCACGCACTCTGCGTTGGTTGGTCGCGAGTTACGCCTGCCTCGGGTACGTGGCGTACATTTACATGTCCTGGTTTTATCTCTACCTGGTGAACGTGCGGGGGATCGATCTGTTGCGAGGGGGGTGGTTGGCAGCCACGCCGTTTCTGGCGATTCTCGTCTTCTGCCCGCTGGGCGGCTGGGTCACGGATCGTCTGGTCCCGACTGCCGGCTTGACCAAGGCGAGGATGACGGTCGGCCTGGTCGGCATGGTGGTGGCCGGAGGGTTGATCGCGCTCGGGGCCTGGGCCGACTCACAAGCCGTGGCCATCGCCTCCCTCTCGCTGGGAGCCGGCTGGCTCTACTTCACCGTCGGTGCCTATTGGAGCGTGACGACCGACCTGTCCAAAACCCATGCGGGAACTCTATCGGGCGTCATGAACATGGGGGCCAACGTGGGCGGGGCCATCTCACCCAGTTTGACGCCCTGGCTGGCCGACCACTGGGGCTGGACGGTGTCGCTGCTGGTCGCGGCGATAATCGCGCTCTGCGGCGGGCTGATGTGGACCCGAATCGATCCGAGCGAGGCATTGCAGGAATGA